A window from Cryptomeria japonica chromosome 1, Sugi_1.0, whole genome shotgun sequence encodes these proteins:
- the LOC131027492 gene encoding jacalin-related lectin 3 isoform X1, with amino-acid sequence MSHKPLSVGPWGGNGGTQWDDGAYSGVRQIIVVHADAIDSIKIEYDRDGTAVWSDRHGGNGGRNTDKIQLDYPKEILTSMSGHYGPISQGSPSVIRSLTFESNFKKYGPYGVQQGAYFSFPMNGGKIIGFHGQSGWYLDSIGVYLSHLHPLIDDMSPDLSIVPATSMLTPSDSMRSLDANQNKTYNILFALGDSTDNVKLHCSRLGSMSPESFNSATPSFNDRGFQKSLSSKLLPIYSSVEKNSAVGSPVVYGPWGGNGGSVFDDGIYTGVRQIVLTRGAGIASIKVEYDRNGHSIWGNRHGGNSTGIKTDKVVFDYPFEILTHITGYFGTVLLMGPTVIKSLTFHTTRGKHGPYGEEQGTFFNSKLAEGMIVGFHGRKGWAVDAIGVHVLEGQVADRLYPAGKPFILDDFDNLSSPSSNGETDGSQWSNKMIPVGGPRFEQVLHGVVRESVPLGPGPWGGDGGKPWDDGVFSGIRQIIIFREEVINSIQVEYDRNGQSVWSTRHGGSGGETTNRIKFDYPNEVLTCVSGYYSCFRQEGDPKVIKSLTFYSSRGKYGPFGEEFGKFFTSAQTGGKIVGFHGKSGLYLDAIGVHMQHWLGNEQKSTKNKISRFFSSTKPNGNK; translated from the exons ATG AGCCATAAACCCCTCTCAGTTGGTCCATGGGGAGGTAATGGTGGAACTCAATGGGACGATGGAGCTTACTCAGGTGTTAGGCAGATAATAGTGGTCCATGCAGATGCTATAGATTCTATCAAGATCGAGTATGACAGAGATGGTACTGCTGTTTGGTCTGACAGGCATGGTGGAAATGGAGGAAGAAATACTGATAAG ATTCAACTGGATTATCCCAAAGAAATACTCACTTCAATGAGTGGGCATTATGGTCCCATATCACAAGGATCTCCATCTGTGATAAGGTCACTGACATTTGAGAGCAACTTTAAGAAATATGGACCGTATGGAGTGCAACAAGGAGCTTACTTTTCCTTCCCAATGAATGGAGGCAAGATAATAGGATTTCATGGTCAGAGTGGTTGGTATCTTGATtcaattggagtttatctttccCATTTACATCCCTTAATAGATGATATGTCACCTGACCTATCCATTGTCCCTGCAACCTCAATGCTTACACCCTCTGACAGTATGAGATCATTAGatgcaaaccaaaacaaaacaTATAACATACTTTTTGCACTTGGAGATAGCACGGATAATGTAAAGCTTCATTGCTCCAGGTTGGGTAGCATGTCTCCAGAATCTTTCAACAGTGCCACACCTTCCTTCAATGACAGAGGATTTCAAAAAAGTTTGAGCTCAAAG TTATTACCAATATACAGTAGCGTAGAGAAAAACAGTGCAGTAGGATCACCAGTCGTGTATGGGCCATGGGGTGGTAATGGTGGGAGTGTCTTCGATGATGGGATTTACACTGGTGTTAGACAGATTGTTCTAACTCGAGGGGCAGGTATTGCTTCTATAAAGGTTGAGTATGACAGAAATGGTCACTCCATATGGGGAAACAGACATGGAGGAAATTCAACTGGCATCAAAACTGATAAG GTGGTATTTGATTACCCCTTTGAGATATTGACCCACATTACTGGTTACTTTGGCACTGTTCTGCTAATGGGCCCAACTGTCATAAAATCTCTAACATTTCACACAACTCGTGGAAAGCATGGACCCTATGGAGAAGAGCAAGGAACTTTCTTCAACTCAAAGCTTGCAGAAGGAATGATAGTTGGGTTCCATGGAAGGAAAGGATGGGCAGTAGATGCAATTGGGGTGCATGTCCTTGAAGGCCAGGTTGCTGATAGGCTGTATCCAGCTGGGAAGCCATTTATCTTGGATGATTTTGATAATTTATCATCCCCATCTTCTAATGGGGAGACTGATGGTTCCCAATGGTCAAATAAAATGATTCCAGTTGGTGGACCTCGATTTGAACAG GTGCTTCATGGAGTGGTAAGAGAGTCAGTTCCTCTAGGACCAGGTCCATGGGGAGGAGATGGAGGAAAACCATGGGATGATGGCGTATTTTCTGGCATAAGACAGATTATAATCTTCAGAGAAGAGGTTATAAATTCAATACAAGTTGAATATGACAGAAACGGGCAATCTGTTTGGTCCACGCGCCATGGAGGCAGTGGAGGAGAGACAACTAATAGA ATAAAATTTGATTACCCAAATGAGGTTCTGACATGTGTGAGTGGATATTACAGTTGCTTCAGGCAAGAAGGAGATCCCAAAGTTATAAAATCTTTAACATTTTACTCTAGCAGGGGGAAATATGGGCCTTTTGGAGAGGAATTTGGTAAATTCTTTACGTCTGCACAGACAGGAGGGAAGATAGTTGGGTTCCATGGAAAGAGTGGACTGTATTTGGATGCCATTGGAGTTCATATGCAGCACTGGTTGGGTAATGAACAAAAGTCTACCAAAAACAAAATTAGTAGATTTTTTAGTTCTACCAAACCTAATGGAAACAAATAA
- the LOC131027492 gene encoding jacalin-related lectin 3 isoform X2 gives MSHKPLSVGPWGGNGGTQWDDGAYSGVRQIIVVHADAIDSIKIEYDRDGTAVWSDRHGGNGGRNTDKIQLDYPKEILTSMSGHYGPISQGSPSVIRSLTFESNFKKYGPYGVQQGAYFSFPMNGGKIIGFHGQSGWYLDSIGVYLSHLHPLIDDMSPDLSIVPATSMLTPSDSMRSLDANQNKTYNILFALGDSTDNVKLHCSRLGSMSPESFNSATPSFNDRGFQKSLSSKVVFDYPFEILTHITGYFGTVLLMGPTVIKSLTFHTTRGKHGPYGEEQGTFFNSKLAEGMIVGFHGRKGWAVDAIGVHVLEGQVADRLYPAGKPFILDDFDNLSSPSSNGETDGSQWSNKMIPVGGPRFEQVLHGVVRESVPLGPGPWGGDGGKPWDDGVFSGIRQIIIFREEVINSIQVEYDRNGQSVWSTRHGGSGGETTNRIKFDYPNEVLTCVSGYYSCFRQEGDPKVIKSLTFYSSRGKYGPFGEEFGKFFTSAQTGGKIVGFHGKSGLYLDAIGVHMQHWLGNEQKSTKNKISRFFSSTKPNGNK, from the exons ATG AGCCATAAACCCCTCTCAGTTGGTCCATGGGGAGGTAATGGTGGAACTCAATGGGACGATGGAGCTTACTCAGGTGTTAGGCAGATAATAGTGGTCCATGCAGATGCTATAGATTCTATCAAGATCGAGTATGACAGAGATGGTACTGCTGTTTGGTCTGACAGGCATGGTGGAAATGGAGGAAGAAATACTGATAAG ATTCAACTGGATTATCCCAAAGAAATACTCACTTCAATGAGTGGGCATTATGGTCCCATATCACAAGGATCTCCATCTGTGATAAGGTCACTGACATTTGAGAGCAACTTTAAGAAATATGGACCGTATGGAGTGCAACAAGGAGCTTACTTTTCCTTCCCAATGAATGGAGGCAAGATAATAGGATTTCATGGTCAGAGTGGTTGGTATCTTGATtcaattggagtttatctttccCATTTACATCCCTTAATAGATGATATGTCACCTGACCTATCCATTGTCCCTGCAACCTCAATGCTTACACCCTCTGACAGTATGAGATCATTAGatgcaaaccaaaacaaaacaTATAACATACTTTTTGCACTTGGAGATAGCACGGATAATGTAAAGCTTCATTGCTCCAGGTTGGGTAGCATGTCTCCAGAATCTTTCAACAGTGCCACACCTTCCTTCAATGACAGAGGATTTCAAAAAAGTTTGAGCTCAAAG GTGGTATTTGATTACCCCTTTGAGATATTGACCCACATTACTGGTTACTTTGGCACTGTTCTGCTAATGGGCCCAACTGTCATAAAATCTCTAACATTTCACACAACTCGTGGAAAGCATGGACCCTATGGAGAAGAGCAAGGAACTTTCTTCAACTCAAAGCTTGCAGAAGGAATGATAGTTGGGTTCCATGGAAGGAAAGGATGGGCAGTAGATGCAATTGGGGTGCATGTCCTTGAAGGCCAGGTTGCTGATAGGCTGTATCCAGCTGGGAAGCCATTTATCTTGGATGATTTTGATAATTTATCATCCCCATCTTCTAATGGGGAGACTGATGGTTCCCAATGGTCAAATAAAATGATTCCAGTTGGTGGACCTCGATTTGAACAG GTGCTTCATGGAGTGGTAAGAGAGTCAGTTCCTCTAGGACCAGGTCCATGGGGAGGAGATGGAGGAAAACCATGGGATGATGGCGTATTTTCTGGCATAAGACAGATTATAATCTTCAGAGAAGAGGTTATAAATTCAATACAAGTTGAATATGACAGAAACGGGCAATCTGTTTGGTCCACGCGCCATGGAGGCAGTGGAGGAGAGACAACTAATAGA ATAAAATTTGATTACCCAAATGAGGTTCTGACATGTGTGAGTGGATATTACAGTTGCTTCAGGCAAGAAGGAGATCCCAAAGTTATAAAATCTTTAACATTTTACTCTAGCAGGGGGAAATATGGGCCTTTTGGAGAGGAATTTGGTAAATTCTTTACGTCTGCACAGACAGGAGGGAAGATAGTTGGGTTCCATGGAAAGAGTGGACTGTATTTGGATGCCATTGGAGTTCATATGCAGCACTGGTTGGGTAATGAACAAAAGTCTACCAAAAACAAAATTAGTAGATTTTTTAGTTCTACCAAACCTAATGGAAACAAATAA